The DNA segment taaaaattatcccgattaattcccgtttataaaatgaaataaaaaatatttacctaaaatgtAGACATGGAGCATCGAGCACCTAACCAAATGGAACATTGTTAAATGCCTTAACCATCTGAACCAATTCTACTTCTtgttaaccatttaattaagtaacaaatattagaagttttaaatattaaaatttttaagcattttataaaatagaattTCGTGCTTCTTTTACCCATTCTCTCAGCTTCGATTTTTTTCTAGGGTTCTATCTCCTACATCGCCGCTACTGCACTCCATCGCGGCTACCACCTCGTACACCGTTGCTACCACCTCGCACGCCGCCGCCACCACCTCCACCTTGCACACCGCCACCTCCACCTTTTACCGATCTAAACTCTGGTAAGTTTTCTAAACTCTGaacttttatatttcaatttctaaacTCTGTGTTGTGTACATTATGTAGATTTGAAGTTATATATGTTCTGTgttatatttgaagttttatatatTAGGGTATTAGATATAGTTCTTAATTAATTCACAGAAGCTTCCTCtcatggaaaatcaattaggagtTCTTTAACTCCTGCTATAGCTGCGGTTTTGATTTGTTGTTAAGATTGGTtgaaaacttcaactcaagCTTTCAAGCATGAAGAAAAAGTTGAAGATCTGGAAGCTATTGAAGAAGGTAATATTTTACTTAGCAATTATCtttcatagttttattttaattaaatgtttatgaatactaactatataaatgttatttaatttgtagaaattagttctgatcctgaaatggcatcatctcttttatccatatttcaattggatatctagggtttttttaaccgaatcaaatgcactttggtaagcatatttttttccttttactttttgctagtgtgttgattaattttattgaagtgaaagctaattaatttaacatttgttgattcactaatatggtaaattttatatgtttaagTTGATGTTTGGCTTTTACTGTCTTTGCTTTGGAAAACAAGGAATTTGTTGTGTTAAGAAGATTCAATTACAATTTGGGATGATGATTAGTGAGATTTTGCTAATGAAGTGTtgtcttttttgaattaaaggttgtttgtttttatggatttgttattttgtaactttgaatttgtgggtttttttagccttgttgtctaccgtaacttttaatactttgattttgtgggctTTTTTTAGTcttgttgtctactgtaacttttaatgaatgttgtttacttcctaaaaaaatatcatttatttcaagttatgtaagatataataaaattttatattttattatcttgtaaattaaatttttaatttattttttaggacttaaactattagatatttatccgaatcaccaaaaaattatattggattggaccggaaccgaatctccgaatccccgaactggactggactgaaattttggggcaattcaattctggagatttattctttcaatccaatcctggagatttccttttattaatctccgaatttcaatccaatattggagattcatgaatccccgacttggaccgaactgtgcccagccctaGTAGATAGAGTGATCTAATCCTCTTGACTGGCTTACTTGGAGGAAGATAAAGAAACGCCATACGGATCCCTACGATTTTAGCGACCGAAATAGGTCCAATATTCCATCAGTTATATCAAATTTGTCACAAATTCTGGAAATAAAGATAGTATAAACAGTCTAGATAAGCTGATGCGGGTTTGGACAGACCAGACGGATAGCTGAAAACATGAACAGAAAGTGCTACATTATTTCTCAAACCATTGCTGCTTTTTCAATCCTGCTCTCTTTCAGCATTTTGGAAAATTATGTATTAGGTTCCTGCTGCTGTGTAAATTTTGAAAGATTTGATTGGTTGGTTAATTTGGAgagatttgatttgataaatgaTGGGTGATTTTGAAGGGTTGATGTTCTGACAAATGTCATGTGAGTGTGGGGTTTCATTTtgagaagaaaatgaaaatgtttttaaaaaaaggGAATTGTTTAGGAATAGCACTCGCACAGTTGCAATATAAAGAGATGAAAAGCACTTATTAAAGGAAAGCAATAAAAGAAAGTCCAAAAGTGGATTCATGCACGACTACTCTTTTATCTCACCCTTCTAAATTGTGGGCCTATATCCATGAAACTTGTTATATCACCATTGATTTTTTCTAGTTTTAGTAAAGATTTCTGCATATGGTAAAAGATCTAACGGTCCTTATTCCATATCTCTAGGGTTAGCCCCACAAAATGGCCCGTCTCTATCAAAATTCATCAATTCATCATAAATGTAAATCACTCTCACTTCTTCTCTGTCAACTTATAGGATACTTTACCGTAATCCGAAAATAATACATTCGACCAATTGAAATCGTTTTATATACAACTCCATGAGATAATTGATGTAAAGAAAAACACTGATAGCTGTCGTAATATCTTAAATCAGTATAACACACTATAACAGGAAGCAACTGACCTCGCTGGGGATATCGTGGGTTCCAAAtcggattaggttagattgagtACTATAACTACTCTATTATGTAAATCTAATTTATAATATGATTTTCTGCTTTCTAATAAAAGCTATTTTCCTTAtacccgtggactagccaataAAATGTTGATGAACCATGTAAATTCGTGTTTTTGATTCtcatttatttatctttagttAAATCCGCACAACATATACAAATTTAACCACATAATTATTGGTAGAGAATATATTTAACCTCTACccataaaatattgtaatcttACAACTAACATTTACCAAGCGATGCAATTTATTCTTCTCATCTTTATTAACTTAGCATGACTAAAATATAAATACATTACAAATTTAGTCGTATGATTATTACGCGACAGTAGATTTAAATTGGACATGTAAAACAATGTAATTTTCAACCTAAAATTCACAATATAATGTATGTTTAAGTTTTATTAACGGAAgaaagagttttttttattaacagaAGATTTGCTATTTCAAACTTGATGAGACTTGAAATTACAGTTTTCAGACCAATATTAGATTTAAGATTACACTGTTTTGTAGGTGGAGACTAAATTCGGTAGTGTGCAATAAAATATTAGAAACAAGTTGCTATATAAAGCGTTCCATGATTCTGAAATGGTGATGGGTTTTCTGATATAAACCTGCAGTTTCCATCTCTATATGCCACACTTTTGTATCTCTTTTTTCTAAAaaactctcttctttcttcttcttctctcttcagCTTCCTCCATACCTCTGTTGTTCCTCTATCAGTTCTATCACACCCATTCCTCCTCcatccctcttcttctttctttctgttCTTTTCCTGAAATCTTGGGGGAAagaaagaaattttaattcttttttccaaaaaaaaaacatggatgTTGACATGATGAAATCATCACCATCATCAGCAGCAGAAGTTGAACACTTGGACATGATGACAATGATGATGCAAATGGAAAAGCAGCTTCCTGATTTCCTAGACCCTTTTCACACTTCCTCTAATTCTTCTAATTCCACCAATTCTGAAATCCAATTCCCAAATCCTAATCCTAATCCTAATTCTAATTCTCCTCCTATTTATCACAACAGCACTTCATCCCATCTCAGATTCATCCCATCTCAAGAACACTTAACACCCCATAAATTCAAGTATCCATCTCCTCAATTCTCAAATGCGAACTCTTTCTTGTCTTCAATGGAGAAGAAGAACTCAACTGCTGCTATTCGAGAGATGATCTTCCGAATTGCAGCTATGCAACCGATTCATATAGACCCCGAATCTGTGAAGCCTCCGAAGAGGAGGAATGTGAAGATATCTAAGGATCCACAAAGTGTAGCAGCAAGGCATAGGAGAGAAAGAATTAGTGAGAGGATTAGGATTCTTCAAAGATTAGTACCAGGAGGTACTAAAATGGATACTGCTTCAATGTTAGATGAAGCTATACATTATGTTAAGTTCTTGAAGAAACAAGTGCAATCACTTGAACAAGCTGGGGCTAATAGAGTTTTACCATTGCCTGGTTTTGCATTTTCTGGATTGACAATGCAGAATAATCTCAATTTGGGGTATTCTTCTTTGCCTAAGAATTGCCAGCCTCCTCCTCATATGTTGGGTTCAATGCAGATGCTTACATAGATTTAGAgattgagagaaagagagaggttTGGAGGAGTAATTTTCTAGTTTCAAGTTTGTACATTAATTATAACTTAATTCAGTTGTTATCTTGttaattttggtttaattttgtaattttcttaaaaGGGTACTTTTGATTAATGTATGCCTTgttcttaaaaataataaaaaatgaatctTTTTCTTTCAGTTTCATCCTCTTTTATTAAAACTTCAATGTCTACTTACATGTTGACGATAATAAAATCTAGCTATGTTATACAGTATTTCCAGACCAACCAAGAGGTTTAAAGTTCAAATCTTTAAACTAAATTTTTCTTTATGTGTTCCtcaactctctctctcttttttatcACATATTCTTGTTCCTTGGAGTTGGAAATTGGAACTTCATTGCTTCCACTTTCAGTTTTAACCTTCAAACACACCTCGGCGTCCGAATGCCCTATAGACTTGAAGCTTGCATAACACAGACTCGTGCTGCATATGTTGAAATTCCATTTACAAAGGAGTTAGGGACGAATTTGGGAGGTAGGGGGCTTGAGCACCCACTGTTGGCTAGAAAACCTAAAATTTCAATGGATATTGTGTACTgggctttgattttttttatgcaaaaataacaacaataaaaaaatcctTTCAGCTCTGGTAAACCGAGAGACCACCACAAGCATCCCTGTCATTGAATCCTGGATCCGTTGATGAACTATCAAGATTTGGACTCTTGAATTCCTGGTGTAGGAAGTTGTTATGCTATTTGATCCAAAAATTTTAAACTGATATGTAAGGTTTGATATTCTCCTCTTTACAGTTCTTGTTTATATTCTATAGACTTGTTAAGAGAGCAATTACCAAATTATGTTATATACTCAGAACCTGTCTAAGATTAATTAATGAAAGGAATGGTTAGATTTGGGGTGAAGAATTTGTGAAATGAGAGCATTATTTAATCATAATATTGTTCAGTTTTCATCTGCAAAACAAAACGGTGCAATTAATATAACAGATGCGACATTCTTGAAAATGGCTACAACCAAGGATATATGAACTTTCCTTTCATTAGCTTTTTACGTATATAAAATGTTTGTTGATCGTTAGGTGAATTGAAATTAAGAAAACATCACCTGCTTTGCTTGGAGGTGAAAGAggaaaataaaatgataaacaTTTAGATCTCAGTTTGAATAATAACTATTTctaatttatttggcaagaggccactcctaagactcgaacccgtgacctcttggtcacacgacaacaacgtttaccgttgcggcGAGGCTCACCCTCTTGCATTATAAGCCTTTAAAAGACATAAATTTGTATCTTTCATTTTTGTGCAGAACAttgaaaaattgaataaaattgttagcacaattttcttattttcttctgTATTCTTCTCAAAAATctcaacaattggtatcagagcctcagTGATCTTTAAGGGATATGTGAGTATTTGAAGCAAAACTCAACCATGGAGTGCTTGAGGGAATTTtcttgaaaattgaaaattctcAGTATGGTCATTGTGAGAAgcatgatcaagaagaaaaagaatGTTGGCACAAGCAGAAGCCTCAACGTTTCAAATGCAAAAAAAGTTACAGAAGAAAATGTCAATTTGACACGTATTGTTGATGAAGAATTAGCATTTTAATATTGAAGAGAAGTGCTCCAATAATTAAAGGTGGGTGGGAAGTGCACCCATAAACCATTTACGGTGAGAAGTGCACCGAGAAGCAATTTACGGGGAGAAGTGCTCCGATTAGAAGACGATGATGGGAAGTACAtcatatgtaaaaaaaaaaaaaaaactttgaatcAGGAGGGAATGTTGAGATTTTTTGAGTCTTTGATTTAAAGTTTGTTTTTTTTGACTAAGTCTAGTTTACTGAGTCTTTAATTTGTTAGTGGGATAAATAGTGAGGATTTTATTGTTCCTTAAAAATCTGCTTTCTTTGTTGCATTATAAGCCTATAAAAGGCATAAATCTATATCTTTCATTTTTGTGCAGAACATTgacaaattgaataaaattgttaggaccattttcttattttcttctgTATTCTTCTCAAAAATCCCAACAAAATTAACTCGGAAAAATAAAACCAAACAGTCACGGATGCAGAAAAAAGTTAAGGGAAAGTAGGCCCGGTCCTGGACATAGACCAGGAGTGCCGCCGTCCAGGACCCAAGGCCCAAAGGaaccaaataatatgatattttaggtctaAAATACATCCACatttctattttaaacttttaagtataattttttttttatatattaaagatCCCTTATCTCATTCGTCTGGGAACGTAAAATCTCAGGATCAGTCCGGAAAAGAACACATACCTCTTCCTGCCATTTCATTGTAAGATAATTAGGATAATGTGTTCATAATAAACAATGGTTCCTTGTAGTTGCACTTGGTTGCAAACAGTAGAATTTAAGTTAGGTTTGTTAATGCAAATACGTACCATGCATGCATTTTATGCAAAACTACATTTAAATTTTTTCTCTAAactttcattaattaattatggttAATATATTCAAGAACGATTGTAACAGATCCGCCTAACTAATAAATACACGATTGTAATGTATACTGTAATAGTCTGATCTAATAACATCAAAATCCAACACTTTTAGTCTTATCGCTTACCCATATATAagataataactaaaattaatctacaatatcaatattcttatataattttttacacTAAAGTGTAAAATATTCTTAATGtcaattttatttgtaatatctaaaataatataattttactacTAATAATGGCGGTCAATAAAATTGAATCTATTACCAACACTGGCAATTATATAAAAGTACCATGTaactttttatttgtttattagtatatttacaaaaacaagaaaaaaaagaaacaaaatggAAAAGCTTTACAGCTGATTATATCCATTGAGTTAATTATGGTTGATTTAAAAACTGACTGTTCCTTCTTTTGAGTtgacttttattattattattattattattataaatagcTAGTTTcttcaataaataaatacatttttctaaaaaaaagctactgaatttgtataattttgaCTATAGGGATTGTTGGTACTTAACTCCATTTATGATTTAgcacttaaaattaaataattttaaaattcttTGATGATACAAGATTTaaataaaatagattaaatcaaaatatttaatttggaaTTATAATTTACATTTTAAACACTTTTTTTGAAAGGgagacactttttttttttttttgaatctgaATTTTAGACACTATTAATAACATGATTTTAACATTTATCTTATAATAATCTTCTGGAAGAAAACATTTATCTTATGAAAAATGACTTTCACACCTTAAAAACATTTTTGTATTATCACTTCTGATTAGACTGATCATTTAAGTCTTTTAATATACTTTTTTGTACTTTTAAATccaataatttttattaaacagaTATTTCATGTCACGTGTTTAGTATTTAATATTGATAATATTTAGGACTTGgaaatttagtttttaattttatattttaccaACTCCAAGATGACCTATTTTTTCCTACCGCGGCCAGTGTGTTTTCTTTGTCAAATATTCTTCATCCAATTATGCAATACCCTTAACAATTCCATAAAGAACATATTGATTTAGATCAGccggtaaattacacccatgcaACTGAAGTTTACTTATTTTCAGGTTATGCcactaaattttaaaatgtaacataaaaaCCATTAAACTTTATATGTtctaacattatggccactaaactttatcaGAAGCCTCAAAttgaccgttaacgatctcaaaatagaaatgatcaagaattaaaattgtttagaacgacatttaccatgaaatcatattcttttattttccaaaatcacaatttttagagttttatctctctaaaaattcactttattTTTCCttaccaaacaacacctaaatactTTAAAACGtgaattttgaagaattaaaatttcttagtaTATTATCAATTCttgaaatattttatttttagaccgtTAATAGTCATTTTAAAGCATTGATTGAAGTTTAGTAGgcataatgttaaaaaaaaatgttatgttatattttaaaatttaatggtCAAAGAAATAACGAAAGTTCACTGGCAATGGGTGTATTTTACCCTTAGATTACCCACAAATTAATATTGTGAATAAAACATTAATCCCTTCTAGAGATTTTGATCCACATATATACTTATCAGGGTTAATCTTGAGATTTTAGAGGCCTAAACATAGTAGAAAAGGTAAgtcttaataaataaataaataaagacaagtaaaaaataaaataggaaaaaagaaaaattgcttgaaaatgatatatttttttattatacttatAAATGGACCAataaaaacatacaatttcatatgaaaaaaattatttcacatTAAATATTCGGTTACTGATACAAGACATTGTTTACGATCATTTCTAGatacaaaataattatatatcaatATTCTCTATACGTaacatttatgttttttttatataaaaatattacttttgggCCATGGACCGTAGAGGTGTAATGTGATTGTTTTGATTTAAGATAATTATCATTACATCTTTTGAGATTTAAttcctatatttttttataaaaatattactttTAAGCTTCTCCCTCCTTTAGGCAGGCAGGGTCTGCCCTGTGTATAAATCAAAAGTGCGACTTTCTAGGGTTCAAGGCTAAGCATTGTTTGGATCGAGGgtaattaaagtaaggtaatATAAGAAAAAATAAGTGGAGTGTATAAAATAACTTATTGTATTTGGATGGAAGATAAGGTAAGTCATGATTTGATAATgtaattgtatatataaaattactttagtatcctttcatttgtataaataaaatagaagaCAAAAGATAATTTTGGAAGAGAAAGATCCTAACCATGAATCCCCTCCAATTTGGGTTGTAAGGAAAATTAGTCAAAATTCACCCCACTTACCCTCACTTACTATACTCTTCAATTACATCTCAAAACAAACAAAGTTAGTTAATTACATTTACTCTCACATACCTTCAAATATCATCATTCAAACAATCTCTAAAAGGGGCCTCAAATTCTTTTTAGGTATATACATAgagaataaatttttattattataaatatatcaaTGTCATTCAGActtaaaattgacccaaataaTAAGATATTCGCCCCTAAATTTTGTTTATCatttattagaatataataGAGATGTGGGAATTCGAGGTGATCTTCAATATCCTAGAGGTACCTTTACGGGGAATGGTTGGGTATGCTTTGTTAGGTTGTGGTTGTTGCTTGGGTTTGTAGTTGCTGGCCCGTGGCCCATGGGTCCATATGGTTGTGCCTAATATCCCTTATCAAACAGTCCCCCTATTTTGAGACCGACGTAGTCATCGTCTGTGGGGTGTTTGTGGCTGTCGGACACGTACTACGATGTGGTTACCTAACGTATCCGAGTGGGAAGCTAGTGGAGTTGCTGCCGATGAGTGGGTAGATGATTGATCTTGATAAGGGAAGAGTTTATGTCCGCGCTCGTGTTCGCGGGGCGATGTGATGATGAGCTAGGTTGGTATCCACACTACATGAACATCAGGCGAAATGGGAAAGTCATATGCGGAATATGGTGAGGACCATTTTTTGGACGTAGCGTCGCGAAGTCTAGCGCAGTAACTCATGTGCGTGATGATTTCGATGAACCACGCGTGCAACTATGTTCGAGTGAAGCATTTGTTTCAAGTGTGAGACATCTGTGCATTAGGTAGTGCAAAGGTCTCTTTGAAAAAGGAGAGGGAAAACCCATAATGATGATATTGTTAATCATTAATTGTGGCGTGACATTAATGGCTGCTAGAGTTACCAAGTGTCGGTCCGTGTCTTTTGGAGAAGTTTCTAGGCGACACTTGGGATTATCTCCCTTTATAAAAGGTCTCTAATTTCACATGTGGAAGGTTTTTTTCATCTAGATTTCAAAAAATATGTTTGTGCTTTCTTTGAGAAAGTTTCCTTCCGTCTTACTAGTTTGACAATTGTTTTTACGAGTTTCAGTTTCTCATTGTTTGCCGTACGAAATTTCATGAGGTCATAGATTTGTTCGATCGCAATCGTTGCGTTGGAAGTCTTCCTGGTCATAGACGAGGTCAATTCCTTCTTCCTCTGCGTTTGTTGGCGCTTTTCTCAGTTGTGTTGCTGTTTGGGATTTGTTGGTTTTTCGAAGTGTTTTGCTTTTTTATTATGTCTGCTATATGTTCATCTTCATTTCTTGTAACTTCTATTGAGTTTATTTCTCTTCATAGATTTTCTTGATCTTCATTCTCAAACATCAAACATCATTTTCCATTTCATGGTTTagtcttatttttattttattcaaaaattTTAAGGATTTTGTTGGTCATTAAAGTTTAAGGAAAGACTTTATTTGTATTATATTGAGATTTGTGAATTGATTTATAACATTTCATGTATTTAATATGATCCATGAAggcttacaaaaataaatcaaaaggaAAATCAATATCAACAATCAACTCCTTCCTTCTACAAATTTTCAATCCTTACATATATTCATATTGCAAAATTAATAAATCGCTTGAAGTTGAAGCTATagaaaagaaattaagaaagtaataataaaatatataaaaaatttgagAAGTTGActaatgaattaattaatttgttattAAACCTGAATTGGATTTGAAAAAGACATCAACACGAGTGAGATTAAATATAACATCTATTTTCcaaaacattatttttttttaattttaggaaaaagaaaacatattaattaatcttatatattttctaattattattaatcagaAACTGAAGGAAGAAGAATGGGCAGGTTGGTTGCCTCCCTAGACAGGGTCGAGTAATGGTAGTGTTCGTGTCTAAAGGATCATGCCTCACTAAAATCCAATTTTCTCTGggttttcatttttaatttttttaatttttttcattaaaattataattatatgatgggtattcaataataataatagaaaaagaaaaaaaaataaaaaattgggtCAAAGGAATTGCATCTAGCATGTGTGATATCCCACAAAGGTCCCAACATACCCACAGTTGgggttttaatttattatttagggAGAGAGGCCTATGAATTTAGGACATTTTATATATTTCTCCCTAAGTTCATTGTATCCCCCAACTTTCTGACACTTCTCTATCATTCTCTCTTTTTAATTTGTATGATTTCAATTACTTTACACTTCTTTTTTTCTTAGGATAAGTTCTCATGTTCTTTGTGA comes from the Euphorbia lathyris chromosome 5, ddEupLath1.1, whole genome shotgun sequence genome and includes:
- the LOC136230620 gene encoding transcription factor HEC2-like, which encodes MDVDMMKSSPSSAAEVEHLDMMTMMMQMEKQLPDFLDPFHTSSNSSNSTNSEIQFPNPNPNPNSNSPPIYHNSTSSHLRFIPSQEHLTPHKFKYPSPQFSNANSFLSSMEKKNSTAAIREMIFRIAAMQPIHIDPESVKPPKRRNVKISKDPQSVAARHRRERISERIRILQRLVPGGTKMDTASMLDEAIHYVKFLKKQVQSLEQAGANRVLPLPGFAFSGLTMQNNLNLGYSSLPKNCQPPPHMLGSMQMLT